The genomic stretch ttttatcttttataggacaatgttttatatatatttaattttaccCTCATAGTTTACAACACATGTGTTCATATTAAACTACCCTTCTATATTAGcccatgacaacaataaagaagtCTTGTGGCCCACAAGacttctttattgttgtcatgggCTAATATAGAAGAGTAGTTTAATAATTATGTATGAAACTTTAACTATTACTACTATAGTTATTcacttaatttatttgtttaaatgTCCTATGTTAGTGTAGAACTATCTTGATCAAATATAGTTGGATTCAGATATAAGATCCACTCATCCACATAGGTTCTATAGTATGGCAACTGTTTACAAGAGAATACACGTGACTCTTGTATTCCTCtcaacaattaaaaataaataaataataagtttagttatttttataattaaatttttatatttttttaattaagaccttaccctatttttaattttataattaagttatttttaatataaaaaatattagaattaattgaatatttatgtacaaattaaatatatttataattaattaaaaacttaattaaatctttgactatatattttttaaaaaatattatattaattttaatatttttgacataaaaataaactaaaaaaataaaaataatataaaaatttaattaaaaaatatataaaaataaatttgataaaattatagaaactaataaaataattaaatttaaataatatagtacattaattttttttaaattatttccTTGATTTGTAAAAATTTTATGTCACTTAAACAGTTCAGATTTAACTTACTCTTTTTATGATGAGTCTTGATCAGATCACAcgattaaattttatatatatagttatagtGTATATATGTACACCGCATGAAAAACTaagaaacttttttttttttaaaaaaaagaaataaagaaaagaaaaagtgtgCGGTTATAGCTAGCTCTAGCATGCACGAGAAAAAGCTAAGAAAGAAATCATGCAGGTAAACCTCGTGCTGCATTTGTCATTTTCATCAAAacccttttttcttctttggatTGTCATATACAACTACCAAACAAACGTGGATTGAAGCTCAGTATAGTACTGAAATATTTATAGgtaacataaagaaaaaaacaagGCACACTTACCTTTCAGGTTAGATAGATAGATATACATTTAATTCAAACTTCACTCACAAAAAAAGTTGCCTCGAAAAATCTAGTAAAATTAAGTTCACGGCTTTGGAAAGTTGGCATTAAATTCAGTTTCTGTAGCATCCACACAAATTTATAAAGTTCTAGATTCAATTGCAAGAACTAGAATTATACTATTATAAATAGCATTGTTGTTCCTCCATTAAGATAATGTGTTCATGCTCTTAGTTTAAGCCAAGTGTTTCACTACAAATTTTTCCTCAAACCTCACATAATTAACCAAGTTTTCTAATTTCCCAATTCCGTATTTTGATCCTTCAATTAGGTTCATAATTGGTGGTGTTTAGTTTAATTTCACCATATGGCACCACATGGAGAATCTTTGCCTAGTAGCACTTTCGCTACTAGGAGCAACAACAACATATTATCAAAGCCACCAAAGCTTTCATCTGAGAATCTTCAAAGAACTATCTCGGACATCTCCTTCGAGCTGGCGAAAGAAGCGATGATCGATTCTTCTAAGAATAATAACAATACCAAGCAGCTTTCGTCGATATCCGAGGTTGAAGTAGATGGAAAGTGTGAGTGTTGTGGCATGTCTGAGGAGTGTACTCTTGAGTACATGGACCGCGTCCGCGACAAGTTCCTAGGGAAGTTTGTGTGTGGTTTGTGTTCTGAGGCAGTGAAGGAAGAGTTGGAGAAAAATGGAGGGAAGAAAGAAGAGGCTTTGAGTTCACACATGAGTGCATGTGTTAGGTTTAACAAGTTTGGAAGGGCATTTCCGGTATTGTTTCAAGCTGAAGCAATGAAGGAGATGCTTAAGAAGAGTAAGTTTGATGGAAAAATTAGGGCTAAATCTATTAGCCCTAGAGAGAAAGGAGGAGGGATCATCAATAAAGGAGGGCTTGCTCGTAGTTCAAGTTGTATTCCAGCAATCACAAAAGAGTTAAATGAAATCAAAATAgctcattaattaattttagctgAAAATTCAGGTTCGGTTTATTTCACGTGCAGCCAATGACTCTCATTTATTAATTTCACGTGAAGTTAGCTGTAACTGAATTTCTACCTTAATTTTATGTGTTTGAATGATACTACAGGTATGTAAAGGAGGTATATTTTATCAAAcagtttaaaaataataatgttaGAATTAAGATAAAATGTTTTTTGCtgtattaaattattattgataatttgATACTAGCTTTCTAGCTAGGTATATGGGGACATAGTCTTGTATATTTTATACATGTCTCCAATAGTTTCTCTTCTTAGAGCAGACTAAAATATGCTTCATGAAACCCCAAAGTTGATTCTTAGGTTTTTTTTATTAGGTGATGGTCTATATCTCCCTATTCTAACCTTTGAGTCCTAGCTATAGGGTTTCTTAtgaatcttttatttttccattttgTATCTTTAAGTTTTGATATTTCTAGTTTGCATTTCTTCCTATGAAGAGAGTTGTTGgttgttttttaatttgttattagtgtttttttaattttattgtctTTTTCCTCCAAAGTCAAGATATGTATCCTAGGTGTGACCAATCATGTATTATGGAATAAAAGTGTATTTGATGTAACGATGATGTGTAATATTTATTGATGcaataaaattttgtttaattatctGTGACGAGAGAAATTAGAAACAAACTCTATTGGCAGTTTAGCACCAACCCAAAAGGAATTATTATAGGAAAAACAGTATAAGTATACataaatgagaaaaaaattatcTTCTTTCATGTATGATGGTAATATATGGGGgaataatatctaaaattattttatataatataatatttataattttatatggataatatctgtaattatatatttattatatttaaaattacacaataaaaataataattaataatttttaaatataataattttaagatgtttggataaattttttattgtttttttaaatattattgtataaatatatttCTATTTTACATTTTAGATAAAAGTAAACTTTTAGAACACAACACAATTGTCTcattaaaatagaaataatgaataaattattaatatctAGAATTTAATTCaaacataatattttatatttagataaaatatataacaatatTTATTTCATGTGTTAAACaatgtaaaatttaatttattacgcaataatatatatatataaaaaaaggtGATTTACTCTATCTTGAAAGtaccaaaaaataattattttaaattaattttgttaacaCTTGATTAAGTGGACTACCTAAAGAAACCGTACCAGCCACCAATTAACATAAGCTTGATGGAGTGAAATGAGCTGGGCTGTTTAACAGTTAGTCATTTTGACATTTCCCAAAGAAAAAACTACAATGTAAATTCTTGGGCCTTTTTTCATTAGTATTTAGCTGTTTTACTAAGATTTTATGTCTTCTTTGTTCTTTCTTTCATGGGCCTTATTCATGTTGGACTTAGACATTCGGCCTGTTTTGCGTTTAAAAATACTTAgcccccaaaaaaaaaagcataagTACACAAGGCAAAACCGAAGGTAAGGTGCGTTTTTTTCTCCAAGCTAAATGGGTCAAATTCGTTGGAACTTATTTAAACGAacatcattttaaaaaatataacggGCCTACTTTTATGTATAAACTATAAAGATCTTCAATACCCAAAAAAAActataaagatttttttttttagaaaacaGGTAAACAACTTCTAACCAATCAACTTTAAGTAACTGTAAAATAATcatgaattttatatttaaaaaaataatatttaaataatcactaattaatgacaattaattaatatagaGTGTAATTTAAAAATGCTCGTTGTTAACTAAACCCTTATTGGTTACTTAGTGAAATTGTCCTTTTTGTGTCTCATATACGGACAATAAACGTTGAATTTTACGCTGCATTATTCCTCAATTAGTGTTGCAGTTCACTGCAAAAATCCCGAGACtcaaaattataaaagaaaataaagttaaaattaGCATATTAAACCTTTCAAGAAACAAAGGATCTTGCTcaattcctttgtttctttGCTGAATTCATCTTGAACAAATATATATAGATCCTTCTAGAAACTTCGTTTTGTTCTGCAAAACTAAAGCCGTTGAAACTAATATCTGCTCCAGGAATATTGGTGTGAGATAGATGTGATGTGATGAAAAAACAAACAAGCAACAAAGCAATAGATTCTCATTTGGATGAATCAATTGATCAATAATTGAAGAAATGAAAAGAATAATGAATGTAACGAATTATACACAAGTTAGTTGCGTGAAGCTCAAATAACAAACTAACGGTTTCAAACTACTCAGTAActaattattctatttattaGACTAGTATTGAAAAGTTAGTTATAACAGATAACTAACATCGTCTATAAATAGTATAGCTGTAATATgaattaattcaatttaatgttaatttacttcttttttttttactatctCACTTTCTCTCTATTCTTTCTCTGTATTTCTCTGCTGCTACTATTCTCATTTTCAAtcatcttttcttcttcttgaaatcTAATATGGTATCAAAGTAAGAGTGAGAATTATTCTTATAGCTAGTTACAGGTTTAAATATAACCCCCAGTTACTAGTCTTGCTTTATGTCTTTTTAATGCAAACTCCCATTTATAACTTACCACCTTCTCATTTTTATTTGGGGGCAATTCAACCAAACTCCATGTATTATATAATATAGAAGTCTTTATACTCTGCAAGAATTGCTTCTTTCCAGTAACAATTTGCAAAGCTGCATTTACAGATTTTGGTAATTGCTAATAACGAGAGAGAGCTCAGACAAGGGATGTTCATGGATCGGATTCTTCGCATATTCGCAGTGTTTATCTGAATCCGATATAAAAGTTGCGGATATCGACCCGATCCGCAAAACTTTCAGATCCGATCCGAAAAATTTTTGAGTCGAATTCGGTCCGTACACTGATGGTATCGAATTGTGGATTTTATATAGGTATTTGCATATCCgtgaatccaaaaaaataaataaacaagtaaatattttttttttgttttatttcaacgaataattattatatatattgtattattttattattatcatttaaagaaagtatgtttaataatattttgagaataaacatatttaaaagagtaaaaaatattttattcaattttttaataataaaaagcttttgaaaatatttatatgttttgcGAATATATTCGAAATCTGAACCGATTCGATCTGATCTGTAAATGTGCGAATCGGgtccaaacttaaattttaagcTACCATTTTTAGATCTTGTTCTCATAGGATAGGATGATTGTTTTCAGGTTTAGGAGGTAAATTTTGAGAGTCAAAGGGTAGGGTGATCTCAATAGATGAAATTGGTATAGTAGTAGATGCAGTATGAGATGATGCGTGGTACTAAATCTATATTAGTAGTGTTACTGCTAGTAGCAATAGGTTCATTTCTCATATGAAGAATCTGTATTAAGAGTTGTGTGTTGAGAATTAGTAGTTTGTTTATGAGAATTACATTCTGAGTTAAAAAATTTTGCAGATGAAAATTTGTCTGCATGGAAAATAACATCCCTAGATACAAACATCTTTCCATTAGTAATTAATCATACACTCATAACTTTTTTGATTGACAGAATATCCCATAAAAATTCAGGCTGAGATCTTAATTCAAGTTTATGCTATGCACCAAGTCAAACATTTCTGAAGATGTTAATTATCTACATAGAATATACGTTTAGTAAGAAGGAATAAATTATGTGCAATATAATTAAGTAATAATGCATACATAATAACATAGATTAAATCCAAATTAATGATACATATGAAATTATTTTAAGTATAGCTGCTTCAATGGATCTATAATATCTCAGGCTGAGGATATGAATAACTTTTTTCATGAATTTCCCTTTTCCTTTctgtttgtttgttagttttattaCATGATGATTCTTGATACCTCGCCCGGAacttgattttattttttcttttaactcattTTCATTCAAATGATATATATACTTCAACTTCAGGAATAATACATTGTGTTTGGCATGTTATGTCAAGTTGTTCTAGAATAATAAGTTACACAAGCATATTAAAACAATAATGGAATGGATAATAACAATTAACAAACAAGTTGTTGATGAAGAATGAAGTAGCCAGCCTTTATCTATCAAGAGAAGATATGATTCAATCTTAAAATATCTCAAAAACACTAGGGATAGATATTGCCTATACTTGAGGATAATTAGAGTATCTTTAAAAATATTGGATAACTACATATTgacaatctttttttttttcttttaatcatTAGACCGCTTAATATTTGTCGTTTGAGTCTTTGATTTTTGTAGTTATTAAACCTTACCTATAGGGTCATGTTCGGATACCATCAATTAGCTACCTATACAagaatatcaaaataaataattctataaataatatatacatataaaaaattaaccattatatatttgtatataaatttgtatgttatttaatttatttttaatatatattttatattttaatatatattttatactaataactaatttagtagttaattttttatatacacataaGTTAATTGTATTTATAATCTAACTATATAAGTTATTataatcaaattatatttatatatttatattgaaAAAATTATCATGATAGctaactttttaattttgttcataaattttttttattttttttaataaaaatttgattattttaataattaattacttttcttatgaaaatatataaaaatgtatGCAACTATATAGAAACTATTGATAGCTCATTTCTAGTAGTGATAGAATATTTTTGTTTGTAACTAAACTATTGGGATAATATTATAGATAATATGAAACTTTATAGAAGTCTTATCTTGGAGCTAGCATGCAAACCAACaaactattaaaaattttgtactcaaaattaaacaaaaacctatgatctaaacttgaattatattatttttcgTACAACTTAATCCTTCAAATATTTCTGATCTAGTTAAAGTAAACATAAGTGTACGTTTTATCTGAAACACtctaataaaaacaaaagaaaatattatatatataggaTGTCTCTTTTTGGTAAATTAAAATAGTTTTACACGCGTATATATTTAATTACGTAATATCACatcagtaaaaataattattttttatattgacgACGTGAATAGTAATTCAAAATATGGATATAATTGCACAACTATATCAAGGTAACAAAATTAAACTCGTATTGGAAAacaactaatatttttttatttaaataaacaaaaatctatttttaggGTAGCCCCACCAATAATGATCTaagtgaagaaaaagaaagaaaactaaaaagaaaagtGGGTTCTAGGGTAGGCAGATTCAATAGTACAATACTACTAATACTACAAAACAATACCATcacatttttctccttcttctcttaCTTTAATTTTTCCCCACACTATCACACACATATAAATATGCCTCTTCCCCTTCCTTCTTTTACCCATCCCTTCAACCAAACCTTCTaatcatctctctctctctttctctctctctcaaatcattaaaaataatGGAAAGTAAGCTACCAGTGATAGCAAAGAAAGTGTGGAACATAATACGTGTTGCCTTCTACATGTTAAGGAAGGGAATTTCAAAAGCCAAACTCATGTTAGAACTCAACATGGTTCTCAAACGCCGCCGCAAACTCGCCGGAAAAGCCATCGCCAacctcatgatgttccaccaccaccaacacccCGACATGCACCTCCAACAATTCTCCACCACCAGGGAGTACGAGTTCAGCTGCAGCAACACCCCCAATAACTTCTTCTCCAAGCTCCACCGCAAGAACAAGCTCTTCACGCGCTCCCACGCGCCTCACGAGTGCGACGACGACGTCATGACGGTTAGTGCTGTCAAGGCGGTGTTAGAGATCCTAAACAACAACAACGATAATGTGGCGGAGGCATCCCCGGCGCTACCAGGGTTCAGCCGGAGCTCTACCGTAAGTCAGTTAAGGGTAACGGATTCACCGTTTCCAATGAATGTCGACACAGAATACGATAAAGATCATCAAGTGGACAAGGCTGCCGAAGAATTCATTAAGAGGTTCTACAAAGAGTTGAGGAAGCAACcctaattaattgattttcttCAAATTGTTTACAAAACCATGTTGATTATTATACTGAAGTAAAGTAgtcatacatatatatagtaagAGCATGAGTGATTATTCTTCAGTTTGGAAATCTAAATTATGGTTTggttattaaaataaatagtttAGCCAAATCATGGTTTGGAagtctctaaaataaaaaagcaaaTATATGCTTATACATACAGTTTTGGATATATGTAGAATGAGTTTCATGTgtgttaattatattttgagGAAATTTGTATGTTCAATTGTTAATTACttttatatatgaataataaaagaataaacaaAATTCTAAGTTATTATTCACAGATAtatcttcaattttattttttatgactaAATTCTAAgtgtaataatattattattagaagCTAGCTAAAAGTGTTGCAAACAAAGATTTATCATCatgattaattaaattataaaattaaccGTATATTCCTGTGTATTCTAACAAACTATAGGGTAACGATGATGAGAAGAATCTTATCGATATGTGTTGGTATATCTTGTTGATTTATTAGTACAAGCTTGTGTACTCAAAGAATATGTTGAATCTTTGCATTTGGAATTAGTAGTGTACGTTTGTTATTATAACTTATAAGTTATAATCAAGCtttctcttttttgttttgttgcctttttttttattaagaaaataattttcttttcttcctcttttaAGGCTGCTCTTGTCTTTAGCCTCTTCTTTTGTAAAACCACCTTAGCTTTGTGGGATTTAATATCATTCattcattttaattaatagAATTACATTGCTTGCCTTATGTATACGCACCAGCTCCACGACCACCACATTTCGTGaccatttttttttatgattattacATTTAGCTAGAGATTCATCGGTATTAATCATCTTATTATTAAGGTTAGAACTAACGTATCTTTAAACTCTTAAAGTATTTATTAGAATTTAGTACTTGCATTGTAGATTATCATCCACCAAATTGAAATAGTCCTAATATATTAGATGtgagaattgaatttaaatttttattgcaATTCTTTTAATTCAATATAGTTGCAATAATCTTGTCCATTATTTGGTGATGACCAATAATCCTAAGTATATTTTCATctaaaacagaaaaagaaataaaagggaCAAAGACAGTAATAAAGACGGGAAAAAGTCATATATCttgtttaataataataataataataaataattataataataataataatgtttggATCATGTCTTGTACTATATGCAATAATTCATTAATTGTTCTTTTAAATAAAGTTTCGATTCGTGACGAATTACTCCTTAACCTATTAAGTTAGAATCAGATGcagcaagaaaaaaaaaacaaaaataataacatgGGATAAAATATCCATATATTTTATCTCTGATTTAATTATCTATTTCTATTTCCCAttaaaaattcttttatatatacttttatCTCTTTAATTTTTGTGTAGTCTCTCAGAAACAAACGTTACTGGACCTAACGCATTTTGATTGTGTGATTTAATTTGGAGCCTCTGAAATCTGAATTGATGGtttaaaagttaaataaattGGCTTTAACAGCAAAACTACAATCTCCACTAAAATTTCTTCATATGATTCCACCACTCATACATGAAAGTAAAACCAATAACCATACACATACATAGCTGTGGCCCCTCTCCTATAAAATATTGTTGCCTTTCTCAACTTCTTTATTGCCTTTCCCCCTTCTtttgcttttaattttcttttgaataatttagtaatatatatttaatttaattattatttcatgttttgtATGGTTCCACTTTTATGGTTTGCTCTATATGAAGGAAAGTGTCAACGCCACCatttaaaataagaatattttaataattcaaaatttaatttttaatttgtatcacGTATGTGTCtctaatataataaatacaATAAGAGGGTTTATTTTACATATAGAATCATATATTCCTTTATAACCGTTTTAAATTTCtaggataaataatttttatcatataaatatcAGAAATTTTATGACTAATAGatctaaaatttaatattttgttgTTTCCTTTATCCTTcttaacaaagaaaaaaattttatatccacaaaaaatataaaattgataTTCAATTTACGTTTTTAGTCCAAAAAAAAGCTCTTAATTAagtgaaaatatatattattagatattataattattattagttatattATCTGCTTAAACTTATGAGATAagttttaatttgtatatactTCAAATCTAAAAAGACTTTTCTATATGAGAAGACTTGTTAGATGTATAGTAATCGTTAATAAATCTTTATCTAATAAtttaacttttattattttgttaaaattattagtattttgattttatattattgATAATGATTAGTCAAGGAGGCGTAGTAGCCAAAGAGGGATATGTAAGTTAGaaatcaaatataataaaaaaacaaataaaatttcaCCAACTTGTTGGGATTGCTTGGATTTTGTTTAGGGTATGTATATGTTCATGTCAAATTGTTGTGTCAGCTAGATCAACTATTATGTATGTTTgaagttgagtttttattatgcTTCTTATCCACATTATTGCATTTCATGCTTATAACTTTGTTTTAACTTTTctgacaaaaataatttttctcttatttatataaatttaataaaaaatattttttttaaaagaatcaGTTTTGATTGTTTTCTTTAAACAAATGTTAAACAGAACCTTTTCTGATGTAATACTACCCTTTAAAGGTATCAAATGATCAATAAATTATCAAAGGAAGAATTAGCAAGTAAcaacaattaattaagtaatgTCTGATTACACTTTAGTTGTTGTAACTGAAGTGTATGTTACACTCTTACATAGCTTATTATTAGTTCTTGTCAAAATCACCATTATTGTAAATTAAA from Arachis stenosperma cultivar V10309 chromosome 9, arast.V10309.gnm1.PFL2, whole genome shotgun sequence encodes the following:
- the LOC130950913 gene encoding uncharacterized protein LOC130950913, producing MESKLPVIAKKVWNIIRVAFYMLRKGISKAKLMLELNMVLKRRRKLAGKAIANLMMFHHHQHPDMHLQQFSTTREYEFSCSNTPNNFFSKLHRKNKLFTRSHAPHECDDDVMTVSAVKAVLEILNNNNDNVAEASPALPGFSRSSTVSQLRVTDSPFPMNVDTEYDKDHQVDKAAEEFIKRFYKELRKQP
- the LOC130948341 gene encoding uncharacterized protein LOC130948341, coding for MAPHGESLPSSTFATRSNNNILSKPPKLSSENLQRTISDISFELAKEAMIDSSKNNNNTKQLSSISEVEVDGKCECCGMSEECTLEYMDRVRDKFLGKFVCGLCSEAVKEELEKNGGKKEEALSSHMSACVRFNKFGRAFPVLFQAEAMKEMLKKSKFDGKIRAKSISPREKGGGIINKGGLARSSSCIPAITKELNEIKIAH